Genomic window (bacterium):
TATATTGTGGAATCGCAAACGCAACAGAAGCAAAGAATACGAAAACCAAGCGAAGTAGTAGCGACAACTTCATTGCAACCTCACGAAACATTGTTAATCGGAGTATCTCCGAGTTACTGGCAGGGTAACCATAAGGTAGCGTTTTCTTATCCACATTTTGCAAATCGAAATCCAAGCTTAACATATTTATCATCAATAATCTTTATTTAAATGCAAACCAACCATCGAATTCCCTTTGCATTACACGGATTCGATTTTTCATCGATTCAGAGTAATCGAAAACCTTTTTTGTATATTGTATTTCAGCGTGTTAGTAATAATCTTCGATTACTGGATTCCTAAACATGCATATCGTCAATATCGACAAAGTAAAATCGGGTGACATTCTCGGAAAATCACTTTTTTCAGGAACAGGTGAACTTTTGCTTGCTTCTGGATTTCGGTTGGATGATGGCGCATTGGATGCAATTCGCCGTGCCGGCTACCGGCACATCTATTTGATGGATGGCGATAGCATCGAAGCGATTCCTCAAGACGTCATCTCGGAAGCTTCCCGTTTGGGTACGATATCCGCTGTCCGTAACGCATTCATTGAGGCGCAAAAAGCGCTGCAGGAGGCAACTTCGAAAGCGAAGAGTGCGTCTGATACTGGGGTAAACATTGCGGAGTTAAAGCGGAGTGTTGATATCACCGCTCTGAAACAACAAGTATCCGACTTAATACGTGACATTATCGATCAAAATAGTCGGGTATTCAATTACATACCTGTCAAATCAAACATCGACTATGTTTATCAGCATGCGACCGATGTCGCTTTGCTTGCATTACTGCTGGCACAGGAATTTGGTTATTCGGTGCGTGACATGTATGCCATCGGGATCTCAGCTCTTCTCCATGATATTGGAAAAGCGATCTTTCCTGTACTACTTGAAAAATCCGATGCTCAAATGACGCGAGACGAGCGGATGATGTACCGGGAACACCCCACTTACTCGATGTTGTTGCTGAAAAAAAGTTCACCGCAGGCATACATCGAGCATGCAACCATCCTGCAACACCATGAACGGGTCGATGGCTCTGGCTTTCCACAAGGTTTAAAGAGCAAAAACATCCCTCCGATTTCTGCCAATGCTCTGGATCGAAAAGAAAAAATGATGATTCGCCATGCCGAAATTCTTGCCGTCGCTGATGAGTACGACAATCTTATGAATGGGCACTCAAAACAATCCTTCTTTACTCCAGAGCAAGCCCTTAGCAAAATGAAATCGGAAGCAGGTAGATTATGGAACAGTTATGTAGTGAAAGCACTTACCCGCATAATCCTACTTTATCCCATCGGTTCAATAGTAGTGATTCGTGAGACAAGCTCGAAACGGTTTGTCGGGTACCGAGGGGTCGTCTACGAAACAAATCAAATCGATCAAACCCGCCCAATTATTCTCTTGAAATGGAACTCAGTCGGTGCACCGATCACTCCGAAAGTGATTGATCTTGCTTATGAAAATGTGGTACGATTGGAAATGGTTTTGGATGTTTCCGATAGTCTGGATAATTGACGCTCAACTGTTTCGTAGAACTATTATAATATACCCACTTCCGAGTATTCGTTTATTATTCTATTCATTCACTTGATTTAGCGTATAATATTTACGACATTACTTCAATGATACCGGCAAACCACCGATAGGCACAGGACACTTACGAAAATGCCGTTACAAAACGCGTCCAACCCCGACAACTTGTTTTCCGCTATCGAACCCGCTCTCATTACCGATATCGGCAGCCGCGGTATTGGCAAACTCAGTTGCCCGGGCGATTTGCAACGCTGTTGCGAACAGTTGCTTACGGCAAACCGGGTAGGGATTGCCACAGGATTTTATCTAACCGACTCGATTGCGAGCGAGACTGATGGGCCATTAGGTGCGCTCTTATTGTCGGTTGGGTTACACCAACTCAAGAAAACGACGGTGGTCATTTCCGACCGCTATACTGCACCACTATTGCGACGCTGCGTCGACGCATTACAACTGCCTTGTACAGTGGCTGTTGCCGATGCCGTCGATTTATCGACACTCGATCATTTAATCGCCATCGAACGAATCGGGCCAGCCAGCGATGCTGCCAGTTACTCGATGCATGGAGTCGCGCTGCAGTATGGCAACGACTCGTTAGCAGATTTGTTTGAAACGGCTTGTTCCCGCGGCATTCCTACGACCGGTATCGGCGACGGTGGTAATGAAATCGGAATGGGAAAAGTAGCAGAATTGGTGGTGAACCATATTCCGCGTGGTGCGTTAATTGGCTGCCGGGTCGCGACCGATTCGTTGTTGGTGTGTGGAATTTCGAATTGGGGAATTTGGGGAATCCTTGCCGGAATGTCGTTCGATACGGGAACAAATCTGTTGCCAACCCGGGCGGTGGAAACGGAGATATTGGAATCGCTGGTGCGGGAAGGGGCAATCGACGGGGTGACAAAGCAAGCGATTGCCACAGTAGACGGATTTACTTTAGAAGAGCAATTTTTGGTGCGCGAACGAATCGAACGGCTTTTAGCGGGATTACCAATTCCCATCGAAAGTCAGGCGTAAGGAGATGGCGAAATGAGTGATGCAGAACAACGAGCGAAAATCGGGGAGCGCATCCGTAAACTTCGCGAGCGCGCCGGTTTATCGCAACAGGAGTTGTCCGACTTATCCGGGATAAGCCGCGTACACCTCTCTGGTTTAGAGCGCGGTGTCAGCTCGCCGACGGTCGATAAGCTGTTACAAATCGCCCGCGCGCTAAAAATGCAAGCGAGCGATTTACTGGAAGGCAACGCTTCGCTCGATGCTTCGCAACGCTTGCCCGATGCCGGTTTCGGAATTTACCCGGCGCTGCAGGAACTGCTCGAATCGGCAAACGATTTGGTATTGTATCAAATCACACCGGATGAAATTGAGTTGTTGAAATCGGTACGATTTCAACAACAGACCTTCCAACCATCCAAACAATTCTTTCTCGATGTACTGCTCGATTTGCGACGGCGGCGGGGACGGAACGGCGAATGAGTTGGCGACCGGTAGCGGTAGAAGACCTGTATCGGGAAGTCGCTGCGGAACTTTCACACCGACGTACCCCCTTTGAACGCACGTCGATCTTGGTTCCCGACCATGCCGCCCGCGAACGCTTGCTGCGTTTTTTACACGAAAATTTTCCAAACGGATTCGCCGGAGTGGAAGTTGTTACCCTCCACAGCTTTGTCGAACGGATTTCGCCCGATCCGCCCCATCCATCGAAAGAAATTCTCCAATTACGATTCCGGAAGTATCTGCATAGTTTGCCGGAGCAGCACCCCTTTGCTCCGTTGCGCCAATTTACCAGCGGTGTCCGCACCTTGATCGCCGCCGCGGAAGAGATGATCGAAGCGGATGTCGAAACGCCGCCAAAGTTGTTATCGGCGGAGTTGATACCCTTTGCGAATGCGTTGTTGGAAGTAAAGTTGTTTGCCCAAAAAGCGCACGTCGGACACCGGGCGGTACAATACCGGAATGCCGCGAATGTCATTCAGAATCTGACTTTCACCGACAGTGCCGCGAGTGTGCTGCCAAGCAAACTAATCTTTGTCGGATTTTACGATTTTGCCACTTCACAATGCGATTTTTTCTTAGCATTAACTCGGGCAATTCGCCGCCGCGATGGCAATACGACTGCGATTTGTTTTCTGCTTCCTACCGCCCAGCTTGCATACGCCGGGTATACGCGCCGTATCATTCCCTTCCTGCAAAAGACATTGGGACTTTCCGAGGCGGGGCTTGCAGACGCATCACGTGCCGATCAGCGTCTTTCGGGAGAGTATTGCGAGAACAAAGCCGAAGCAATTAATGCGCCTGACGAAGCTGGTGAGATTGATGCGCTTTTGCGGAAAGCGGTTGAATATTCCATTGCGGGTATTCCCTATTCGGAGCAAGCGATATTACTCCCCTCACTGGAGCCGTATGATGCCTTGCTACGGGAAGCGGCGGCGCTTCACGATGTACCGTTACAATTTATCGATGGGGCTCCGCTTCATCGTACCGAAGTTGGCAACCGGGTACTTGCGCTGTTGCGATGGATCGACGAACCGGACGAACTCGCGTTTGTCGAATTCGCATTGCGGGCAATCGGAATTCAGGAACTGCCTTCGCAAGTATGGAAAGCGATTCAAAGCGAATACAATACCGACACGAATATCCCGTTGCCGATTCGATTTCAGGCAGTCGCTAAGCGGCTCTCGCCAAACAGCACTGCCCGCTGTAATGCAATCCTCGCTGTTTTACAGTCGCCATCCGGCGAAAAGCTGTGTGAGCATTGGCGTAATCTACTCCAATTATGGCAGCAGGAAATACCATCATCGGACACCGAGCCGTACGATACACTGCGCAAAATAATTACCGAGGCGGCGTTATGGTTTGCCGAAGAGCCTCGGATGGAGAGCAAAGAGTGGCATTCGCTGTTACTGCGAAAGCTGCTTTCCGAACAACAATCGCCCGGAAAAAACCGGGCGGGGGTTTGGGCCGGCAGAATTCATGCTTTGCGCGGGGCGTTGTTCCGGGTAGTTCATCTTCCCGGCGGCGGCGCGACGATGCCGGGTGGCGACAGTGCGGTGTTACCGGAAGCGATTCGCTCAGCATGGAATCAAGAAGCGATTTTGCCGTACTTCGGTACTGCTGCCGACCGGGAAAGCGAAATGCAATGGTTGTTTGCGATGGCAATCGGACAAGGGGAACATTGCGTCGTCACTACGCCCAAGTATACGATTTCAACTGGTACCGAAACCTCCGAATCGCCATTGTTCGACGACTACCGGCGTTCTTGTCATCCACAGGATGCTGCCGGGAAACTGCTCGCGCCGTTAACGAACCGGCTGCAATTAGCCAAGCGGTTCTCGCTTTCGCCCAGCGACGCCGAAGTGTCGCGGCGGCTGAGGTTGCCGACCGGCGTCACTCCCAACGACAACCCGGCGTTTAGCACCACCCAGCTCAAGGTACAGGAGTGGGGCGATTTACAAGGCGTTGCCATTTCCGAAACTCAATTGAACCGGATTCGCGACAGCCATATTCTGGGGAATTTCTTCGA
Coding sequences:
- a CDS encoding PD-(D/E)XK nuclease family protein, whose product is MSWRPVAVEDLYREVAAELSHRRTPFERTSILVPDHAARERLLRFLHENFPNGFAGVEVVTLHSFVERISPDPPHPSKEILQLRFRKYLHSLPEQHPFAPLRQFTSGVRTLIAAAEEMIEADVETPPKLLSAELIPFANALLEVKLFAQKAHVGHRAVQYRNAANVIQNLTFTDSAASVLPSKLIFVGFYDFATSQCDFFLALTRAIRRRDGNTTAICFLLPTAQLAYAGYTRRIIPFLQKTLGLSEAGLADASRADQRLSGEYCENKAEAINAPDEAGEIDALLRKAVEYSIAGIPYSEQAILLPSLEPYDALLREAAALHDVPLQFIDGAPLHRTEVGNRVLALLRWIDEPDELAFVEFALRAIGIQELPSQVWKAIQSEYNTDTNIPLPIRFQAVAKRLSPNSTARCNAILAVLQSPSGEKLCEHWRNLLQLWQQEIPSSDTEPYDTLRKIITEAALWFAEEPRMESKEWHSLLLRKLLSEQQSPGKNRAGVWAGRIHALRGALFRVVHLPGGGATMPGGDSAVLPEAIRSAWNQEAILPYFGTAADRESEMQWLFAMAIGQGEHCVVTTPKYTISTGTETSESPLFDDYRRSCHPQDAAGKLLAPLTNRLQLAKRFSLSPSDAEVSRRLRLPTGVTPNDNPAFSTTQLKVQEWGDLQGVAISETQLNRIRDSHILGNFFECPLRGLFSHLLTIDVADRDDPTARLLGKVVHKVLEKWQNSLALAEAANWEETIASAIREVGGRAAMSDPIEYALLARGAKSRLLIWQKLRKELPGEVVHTEMEKWIGTKEQPENIPLSNGESAPLKGRVDVVETMSDHTIRLLDFKTGRVDTEKKETHTITHVLQGPLYAIAAELGGWGQVADVIWMYLHPKAHTNWKLSGDELTTAKTQALALVATIRENTKSGCFFPTPEPLPFHSESVCSHCDFESICGERVQILTESNITNVQRNVIAGLQYRRQYEAVATAEDGENE
- a CDS encoding DUF4392 domain-containing protein, whose translation is MPLQNASNPDNLFSAIEPALITDIGSRGIGKLSCPGDLQRCCEQLLTANRVGIATGFYLTDSIASETDGPLGALLLSVGLHQLKKTTVVISDRYTAPLLRRCVDALQLPCTVAVADAVDLSTLDHLIAIERIGPASDAASYSMHGVALQYGNDSLADLFETACSRGIPTTGIGDGGNEIGMGKVAELVVNHIPRGALIGCRVATDSLLVCGISNWGIWGILAGMSFDTGTNLLPTRAVETEILESLVREGAIDGVTKQAIATVDGFTLEEQFLVRERIERLLAGLPIPIESQA
- a CDS encoding HD domain-containing protein, yielding MHIVNIDKVKSGDILGKSLFSGTGELLLASGFRLDDGALDAIRRAGYRHIYLMDGDSIEAIPQDVISEASRLGTISAVRNAFIEAQKALQEATSKAKSASDTGVNIAELKRSVDITALKQQVSDLIRDIIDQNSRVFNYIPVKSNIDYVYQHATDVALLALLLAQEFGYSVRDMYAIGISALLHDIGKAIFPVLLEKSDAQMTRDERMMYREHPTYSMLLLKKSSPQAYIEHATILQHHERVDGSGFPQGLKSKNIPPISANALDRKEKMMIRHAEILAVADEYDNLMNGHSKQSFFTPEQALSKMKSEAGRLWNSYVVKALTRIILLYPIGSIVVIRETSSKRFVGYRGVVYETNQIDQTRPIILLKWNSVGAPITPKVIDLAYENVVRLEMVLDVSDSLDN
- a CDS encoding helix-turn-helix domain-containing protein, yielding MSDAEQRAKIGERIRKLRERAGLSQQELSDLSGISRVHLSGLERGVSSPTVDKLLQIARALKMQASDLLEGNASLDASQRLPDAGFGIYPALQELLESANDLVLYQITPDEIELLKSVRFQQQTFQPSKQFFLDVLLDLRRRRGRNGE